Proteins from one Drosophila gunungcola strain Sukarami chromosome 3R, Dgunungcola_SK_2, whole genome shotgun sequence genomic window:
- the LOC128253289 gene encoding elongator complex protein 1 isoform X3, whose translation MRNLKLQYCKELDAVAHPRQLLLQPELNGDTSDKSFVVADNKIYAVQESGDIRPKVIADLPDIVGVEFLQLDNAICVASGAGEVLLVDPQTGSTSEGTYCDVGIERMAWSPNQEVVAFVTRTHNVVLMTSTFDVISEQPLDAELATDQQFVNVGWGKKETQFHGSEGKQAAKQNDGDSTANQDWQELNQDVNISWRGDGAFFVVSYVAAQVGRTFKVYDYEGKLHHTAEKSANLQDVVAWRPAGNWIAVPQRFPNKSTIALFEKNGLRHRELVLPFDLQVEPVVQLRWSEDSDILAIRTVTKEEQRVYLYTIGNYHWYLKQVLIFDQVDALALLHWDTRMGAEHTLHILKESGKQFAYCWAFAVDRYERSGVVGVIDGKRLLLTDFARAVVPPPMCQRVLQLDNYINAFTWFETSLCVYTCDRRLYSYEPMQQLSGQEPQACLLMPDAELSRLPLANLTYFSCDYLLATHSSGGSTRLMLLNKDPDEDEINEQGELCYRVQSSLRINGLVNALTIGANAMDEFYAQTANNGHTYQVSLKSDNTLKVERSHVQLTQAADQIEWFTITSDSTGGLITLRNQQLLHMDGHRIAEDVTSFCVVGNYLAYTQLNALHFVRLKDRRQVASRNIERGGKLVTAVASEARVVLQLPRGNLEAICPRVLVLELVGALLSRKQYQAAMQMLRKQRINLNIICDHNVEQFVASVNIFLREIKQSQWLCLFLSELQNEDFAKGMYSSNYEAAKQTYPSDYRVEQKVEYVCRLLVQSMDQATRPEDVERFRLPIITAYVKLGRLEQALQLIWREKQTNAALADQLLKYLLYLVDVNELYNVALGTYDFGLVLFVAQKSQKDPKEFLPYLNELKALPADYRKFRIDDHLKKYSSALSHLAACGVEHYEEALEFIRKHGLYTAGLASYREHIEFHKSICVAYADHLRSNAKLDNASLMYERGGQLQQALLSAKHTLDWQRVLVLAKKLGEPLDQVAQSLVGPLQQQGRHMEAYELVKEHGGNRDRQFEVLLEGHLYSRAIYEAGLEVGNALEKIAPALLAFGAQLQNSLHADLQLFLEYKQRLLDIRQRQAKYGEGDNDADVDLEEVDLLSDTTSLHSSRYSGTSRGTGKTFRSSKNRRKHERKLLSLKPGNPFEDIALIDALHNHVTKIAQQQQPVRDTCKALLLLADQAVGDPLAASLQREFKTLLQAVETALDEIWTPELVGNGSMAQHLTGPNVDYLALQKEQRYALISPLKRFKPQLNLMDWQHEILQ comes from the exons ATGCGCAATCTGAAGCTGCAATATTGCAAGGAGCTGGATGCAGTGGCTCATCCTCGGCAGCTGCTTCTGCAGCCGGAGTTGAATGGCGACACTTCGGACAAGTCCTTCGTGGTGGCCGATAACAAAATTTACGCCGTGCAGGAGTCTGGAGATATCCGGCCAAAAGTCATTGCCGATCTGCCGGATATTGTAGGTGTGGAGTTCCTGCAGCTGGATAATGCGATCTGCGTTGCCAGCGGAGCGGGCGAGGTGCTCCTCGTCGATCCTCAGACGGGATCCACCAGCGAGGGCACATACTGCGATGTGGGCATCGAGCGCATGGCCTGGTCGCCCAATCAGGAGGTGGTGGCATTCGTGACCCGCACCCACAACGTGGTGCTGATGACCAGCACCTTTGACGTGATTTCCGAGCAGCCGCTGGACGCGGAGCTGGCGACAGATCAGCAGTTCGTCAATGTGGGATGGGGCAAGAAGGAGACGCAGTTCCACGGTTCAGAGGGAAAGCAGGCTGCCAAGCAGAATGACGGAGATTCTACTGCCAACCAGGACTGGCAGGAGCTTAACCAG GATGTTAACATTTCCTGGCGCGGCGATGGAGCCTTTTTTGTGGTCTCCTATGTGGCCGCCCAGGTGGGTCGCACCTTTAAGGTCTACGACTACGAGGGCAAACTCCATCACACAGCCGAGAAGAGTGCGAATCTGCAGGATGTGGTGGCCTGGCGACCGGCCGGCAATTGGATTGCCGTGCCCCAGCGGTTCCCCAACAAGTCCACCATTGCCCTTTTCGAGAAGAATGGCTTAAGGCATCGCGAGCTAGTGCTTCCCTTCGATCTGCAAGTGGAGCCTGTGGTTCAGTTGCGCTGGAGCGAAGATTCGGACATTCTGGCCATTAGGACAGTTACCAAGGAGGAGCAACGGGTCTACCTGTACACGATAGGCAACTACCACTGGTACTTGAAGCAGGTGTTGATTTTTGACCAAGTGGATGCACTGGCTCTGCTCCACTGGGACACGCGAATGGGTGCCGAACACACACTGCACATTCTCAAGGAGAGCGGCAAACAGTTTGCCTACTGCTGGGCCTTCGCCGTGGATCGTTACGAGCGAAGTGGCGTCGTGGGCGTCATCGATGGCAAGCGGCTGCTGCTTACGGATTTCGCCAGGGCCGTAGTGCCGCCGCCAATGTGCCAGCGCGTCCTGCAGTTGGACAATTACATCAACGCATTCACCTGGTTCGAGACCAGCTTGTGCGTATACACCTGCGACCGCAGGCTGTACTCTTACGAACCCATGCAGCAGTTAAGCGGCCAGGAGCCACAGGCCTGCCTACTTATGCCGGATGCAGAGCTTTCACGGCTGCCCCTGGCCAATCTTACCTACTTTTCGTGTGACTATCTGCTGGCTACCCACAGCTCGGGAGGATCCACGCGTCTGATGCTGCTAAACAAGGATCCAGACGAGGATGAGATTAATGAGCAGGGCGAGCTCTGTTACCGGGTGCAGAGCTCCCTGCGGATTAATGGTCTGGTAAATGCCCTGACCATTGGCGCCAACGCGATGGATGAGTTCTATGCGCAAACAGCGAATAATGGCCACACCTATCAGGTGTCCCTGAAGTCGGACAATACGCTCAAGGTGGAGCGATCTCATGTGCAGTTGACTCAGGCCGCTGACCAGATTGAGTGGTTCACCATTACCAGTGACTCTACAG GCGGTCTTATCACCCTCCGCAATCAACAGCTGCTTCATATGGATGGCCATCGCATTGCCGAGGACGTCACTTCCTTCTGCGTGGTGGGTAACTATCTAGCCTACACGCAGCTCAATGCGCTGCACTTTGTTCGACTGAAGGATCGCCGCCAGGTCGCTAGCAGGAACATTGAACGTGGCGGCAAGTTGGTGACTGCCGTGGCCAGTGAGGCCCGTGTTGTTCTGCAACTACCGCGCGGCAACTTAGAAGCCATCTGCCCGCGTGTCCTCGTCCTGGAATTGGTGGGCGCTCTGCTGAGCAGGAAGCAATACCAGGCGGCAATGCAAATGCTGCGCAAGCAACGCATTAACTTAAACATCATATGCGACCATAATGTGGAGCAATTTGTGGCATCAGTGAATATCTTTTTGCGCGAGATTAAGCAGAGTCAGTGGCTGTGTCTCTTTTTGAGTGAGTTACAGAACGAGGACTTCGCTAAGGGCATGTACTCCAGCAACTATGAGGCGGCCAAGCAAACCTATCCGTCAGACTATCGGGTGGAGCAGAAAGTGGAGTATGTATGCCGGCTGCTGGTTCAGTCCATGGATCAGGCCACCCGCCCAGAGGATGTGGAGCGCTTCCGCTTGCCTATAATCACTGCCTATGTAAAGTTGGGTCGCTTGGAGCAGGCTCTTCAACTCATTTGGCGGGAGAAACAGACGAATGCCGCTCTGGCAGATCAGCTACTGAAGTATCTGCTGTATCTAGTGGATGTGAACGAACTGTATAACGTAGCCTTGGGCACCTATGATTTCGGACTCGTCCTGTTCGTGGCCCAAAAGTCGCAAAAGGATCCCAAGGAGTTCTTGCCCTATCTCAACGAACTGAAGGCTTTACCCGCGGACTATCGCAAGTTCCGAATCGATGATCATCTTAAAAAATACTCCTCGGCTCTTTCCCATCTGGCTGCTTGTGGAGTGGAGCATTACGAGGAGGCTCTGGAGTTCATTCGAAAGCATGGCCTATACACAGCTGGGTTGGCCAGCTATCGGGAGCACATTGAGTTCCACAAGAGCATATGCGTGGCCTATGCTGATCACCTAAGGTCCAATGCCAAATTGGATAACGCCAGTCTCATGTACGAACGCGGAGGACAATTGCAGCAGGCGCTACTCAGCGCCAAGCACACGCTTGACTGGCAGCGTGTCCTAGTGCTGGCTAAAAAACTGGGCGAACCGCTGGACCAGGTTGCCCAGTCGTTGGTGGGGCCGCTGCAACAGCAGGGTCGCCACATGGAAGCTTATGAGCTGGTGAAGGAGCACGGCGGTAACCGGGATCGTCAGTTCGAAGTGCTGCTAGAGGGTCATCTCTACAGCAGGGCCATCTACGAGGCGGGTCTGGAGGTGGGAAATGCTTTGG AGAAAATTGCCCCCGCTCTGCTAGCTTTTGGCGCTCAGTTACAAAACTCCCTGCACGCCGACTTGCAGCTCTTCCTGGAGTACAAGCAGCGTCTGCTGGACATTCGCCAGCGCCAGGCAAAGTACGGGGAGGGAGATAACGATGCGGATGTGGACCTCGAGGAGGTGGACTTGCTGTCGGACACCACCAGTCTGCACTCCTCGCGCTACAGCGGCACCTCGCGGGGCACCGG CAAGACATTCCGCTCGAGCAAAAACCGACGCAAGCACGAACGCAAGCTGCTCAGCTTGAAGCCGGGCAACCCCTTCGAAGACATCGCGCTCATTGATGCGCTGCACAACCACGTCACGAAGATCGCCCAACAACAGCAGCCTGTGCGTGACACATGCAAAGCGCTGCTACTGCTCGCCGACCAGGCGGTTGGGGATCCCCTGGCGGCGTCACTGCAGCGTGAATTTAAGACTCTGCTGCAGGCGGTGGAGACGGCGCTGGACGAGATCTGGACACCTGAGCTGGTGGGCAACGGATCGATGGCACAACATCTTACGGGACCCAATGTGGACTACTTGGCGCTGCAAAAGGAGCAGCGCTATGCCTTGATAA GTCCCCTGAAGCGCTTCAAGCCACAGCTGAATCTGATGGACTGGCAGCACGAGATCCTTCAGTGA